In the Ferribacterium limneticum genome, GCCTGTTCGAGTATCAGGCCGACGATGCCGATGACGAAGATGGCGATGATGATGTGCTCGACCTTCAGGTTGTTCCACTCATCCCACACCCAGAAGCCGATGCCGACGCCGCCGGTCAGCATTTCGGCGGCGACGATGACCAGCCATGCTGTGCCGATGGACAGGCGGATACCGGTCAGCATGTAGGGCAGTACGGCCGGGAAGAGGATCTTGGTGACCACTTTCCACTCGGACAGCGCCAGCACGCGGGCGACGTTCAGGTAATCCTGCGGTACGCGCTGCACGCCTTGGGCGGTGTTCATGATCATCGGCCAGATCGAGCAGATGAAGATGGTGTAGGTGGCGGCCGGATCGGCTTTCTTGAAGACCAGCAGACCGATCGGCAGCCAGGCCAGCGGCGAAACCGGACGCAGCAGGCTGATGATCGGGTTGATCATCGCCGACAGGAAGGCCGAGCGGCCGAGGATGAAGCCGAGCGGAATGCCGACCAGCGCTGCGAAACCAAAGCCGATACCGACGCGTTGCAGCGAGGACAGCACATTCCAGCCGATGCCCTGGTCGTTCGGGCCGTTGCGGTAGAACGGGTCGGCGAACAGCACGGTGGCGGCATCCCAGGTTTGCAGCGGGCCGGGAATGCTGCCCCCCTTCATGGTGGCGATGTACCAGATGCCGATCAGCACCACCATGCCCAACACCGGCGGCAGGATGGCGCGGCCAAGGTTGGCCAGTTTCTCGGCGAACGGCGTGCCTGGCTCGACAGCCGGCCGGCTTGCGGTTTTTTCCATTTTGATTTCCTTGGCGGGAGCAACAGCCGCTTCTACGACGGCGATTTCCTTAATTCCATCCCCCAAGGGGACTTCCTTATGGGCGCGGTCAACCGGAATTTTTGCCCCGAATTCAACATTCATCGTCAGTGCGCTCATGGTTCTCTCCTAAGCGTTGGGTAAACCGTCATTCCCGCAAAAGCGGGAATCCAGGATTAGGCATCTGGATTCCCGGTCAAGCCGGGAATGACGGCGCCGGGTTCGTCTCAAGCCTTTACCTTGAAACCATCGGCGTACTTGGCCGGATCCTTGCCGTCCCACACCACCCCGTCGATCAGCTTGTGGCTGCGCATGTCGCTCTTCGGCAGCGCAACGCCGGCGGCGGTCGCCCCCTGCTTGTAGATGTCGATGCGGTTCACCTGCTTGGCGACAGCCAGGTAGTCCGGGTGGCTCTTCAACAAGCCCCAGCGCTTGTGCTGGGTCAGGAACCACATGCCGTCGCTGAGGTAGGGGAAATTGACCGTGCCTTCGTTAAAGAACTTCATGCAGTTCTTGTCATCCCAGCTCTTGCCGAGACCATTCTGGTAGCGGCCGAGCATGCGGGCGACGATGACCTCGGTGTCAGTATTGACGTAAGACTTGCTGGCGATCGTTTCGGCCGTTTTCTGCTTGTTGGCGATGGAAGAATCGATCCACTTGCTGGCATCAAGGATGGCGGCAACCACGGCGCGGGCGGTGTTCGGGTTCTTCTGCACCCATTCGGCGGTGGTCCCGAGCACCTTTTCCGGATGATCGGTCCAGATGTCCTGCGTCGTCGTTGCCGTGAAGCCGATGTTGTCCATGATGGCGCGGTTGTTCCACGGCTCGCCGACGCAGAAGCCGTCCATGTTGCCGACGCGCATGTTGGCGACCATCTGCGGGGGCGGCACGGTGATGGTCTTGACGTCCTTCATCGGATTGATGCCCTGCGAGGCCAGCCAGTAGTAGAGCCACATGGCGTGCGTGCCGGTCGGGAAGGTCTGGGCAAAGGTGTATTCACGCTCCTTTTTGGCGACCAGCTTGGCCAGGCCGGCACCGTCGATGGCGCCCTTGTCCTTGAGCTGGTTCGACAGCGTGATAGCCTGACCATTGTGATTCAGGCTCATCAACACGTTCATGTCCTTCTTCGGCCCGCCGACGCCCAGCTGGACGCCGTAGATCAGGCCGTAGAGCACGTGGGCGGCGTCGAGTTCGCCGTTGACCAGCTTGTCGCGCACCGAAGCCCAGGAGGCTTCCTTGGTCGGGATGATCTTGATGCCGTACTTCTCATCGAACTTCATGACCGAGGCCATGACGACCGAAGCGCAGTCGGTGAGCGGGATGAAGCCGATACGGACTTCCTTCTTTTCGGGGGCGTCGGAACCAGCGGCCCAGGCACCGCTGCGAACGCCGGGGGGGACCATGGCCATCAGAGAGGCTCCCAAGGCTGTTGAAACAAATTCACGACGCGAAACGCTGGCTGCACGGGCGTCGACGGCTTTTTTATCTTCCATTGCTTGCTCCTTGATTATTAAAATCGAAAAACAAAATGGGCGTCGCATCCTCACCGCCAATCGGCAGCGCGGATGGACGCCCTTGTCCATGAATCGGCTTTCGCTCGACTCTCGCCCGGCCGCCTTTGACCGTGCGTTTTGAATGGACTATTGCAATGGCCGTGCCAGCACTAGTTATTTGGTACTAGTTATTAATAACTACTTTGTTTTCAATCACTTGGTTTGTCTTGCCTCAGGATTTTCACCCCGGAACGCATGCACTGTTGCGGTGCAGCAAGCCGATTTACCGCACAGCCTTAGAGCAGCACCCGCGCCATGTCGATGACGTCGCGCGCCACTTTGGCCATCGACTGGCCGCGTTCCATGGCCAGCTTGCGCATGGCGTGGTAAGCCGCATCCTCGTCGAGGCCGCGCGCCTTCATCAGCACGCCCTTGGCCTTGTCGACCAGTTTGCGGTCGGAGAGCTTCTTCGAAATCTCATCGAGTTCGCGGCGCAAGGCTTGGGTATCCTCGAAACGCGCCCGCGCCACCTCGACGATGGGCTTGATCCGCTTGGAATCGAGACCATCGACGATATAGGCCGACACCCCCGCCTTGACGGCATCGCGGATGGTTTCCTGGCCGTCTTCCTGGGTGAAGATCACCACCGGACGCG is a window encoding:
- the ntrB gene encoding nitrate ABC transporter permease, coding for MSALTMNVEFGAKIPVDRAHKEVPLGDGIKEIAVVEAAVAPAKEIKMEKTASRPAVEPGTPFAEKLANLGRAILPPVLGMVVLIGIWYIATMKGGSIPGPLQTWDAATVLFADPFYRNGPNDQGIGWNVLSSLQRVGIGFGFAALVGIPLGFILGRSAFLSAMINPIISLLRPVSPLAWLPIGLLVFKKADPAATYTIFICSIWPMIMNTAQGVQRVPQDYLNVARVLALSEWKVVTKILFPAVLPYMLTGIRLSIGTAWLVIVAAEMLTGGVGIGFWVWDEWNNLKVEHIIIAIFVIGIVGLILEQALILLAKKLTKESS
- a CDS encoding ANTAR domain-containing response regulator, giving the protein MLTVLVIDESRSRAGEICAGLALAGYQVAAILAGSENLTAEVERLQPDVILIDTDSPSRDTLENLAAMNKDMPRPVVIFTQEDGQETIRDAVKAGVSAYIVDGLDSKRIKPIVEVARARFEDTQALRRELDEISKKLSDRKLVDKAKGVLMKARGLDEDAAYHAMRKLAMERGQSMAKVARDVIDMARVLL
- a CDS encoding CmpA/NrtA family ABC transporter substrate-binding protein translates to MEDKKAVDARAASVSRREFVSTALGASLMAMVPPGVRSGAWAAGSDAPEKKEVRIGFIPLTDCASVVMASVMKFDEKYGIKIIPTKEASWASVRDKLVNGELDAAHVLYGLIYGVQLGVGGPKKDMNVLMSLNHNGQAITLSNQLKDKGAIDGAGLAKLVAKKEREYTFAQTFPTGTHAMWLYYWLASQGINPMKDVKTITVPPPQMVANMRVGNMDGFCVGEPWNNRAIMDNIGFTATTTQDIWTDHPEKVLGTTAEWVQKNPNTARAVVAAILDASKWIDSSIANKQKTAETIASKSYVNTDTEVIVARMLGRYQNGLGKSWDDKNCMKFFNEGTVNFPYLSDGMWFLTQHKRWGLLKSHPDYLAVAKQVNRIDIYKQGATAAGVALPKSDMRSHKLIDGVVWDGKDPAKYADGFKVKA